A single region of the Granulicella aggregans genome encodes:
- a CDS encoding GH92 family glycosyl hydrolase, translated as MISRRSFLHRSAGTVAAAYLPTSALALTDTGTAKTSHEDPLQWLDIRIGTGGHGHCFPGAAVPFGAVQLSPDTYDDDWDWCSGYHISNTSIMGFSHTHLSGTGCGDLLDFLIMPGVGPVKIVPGTVANPELGYRSRFSHDDETILPGYYSVLLKDSGVKAELTATDRAGVHRYTFPESEEAWVILDLQHCYGGTKNVVSAELASPAADRITGGHITAAWGTGRHAYFALETSKKPSRIVFYQDDKEVASTAPLNGTNLKCVLHFDTHANETILIKTGISSVSAENAALNLKHEVPAWDFDGIAANAKARWKKQLSKIAITSANETHKKIFYTAFYHMSLGPVLFDDVDGRYRGMDDAIHQLPAGHQQYTTFSCWDTYRAAHPAYTLLEPARVPDFANSLIRMAVESPAGMPVWPLQGTETGTMTGYHSASIIAEAISKGFKGIDTETAYKCMMKRAMVDDWRGLQFYRKLNYIPADLEEESVSKTFEYCYNDWAIAHVARKLGHADDAAMLVNRSKNYRNYFDPSTKFMRPKLEDGTFTTPFDPIDLGHSDKWRDYTESNAWQTTFGVQHDAAGLIDLFGGRTPFVAKLDELFTTASTLPKNAPPDIAGLVGQYAHGNEPSHHIAYLYVYAGQPWKTQARARSLMETMYLAKPDGIQGNEDVGQMSAWYILSALGFYSVDPVSGNYILGSPLFESATVDLGNGKHLEIEVKRSNPDHAYIQSFAINGKQQSRAWFNHTEIANGAHLTFEMGAEPNQSFGADPSVAPPSLTL; from the coding sequence ATGATCTCTCGTCGTAGTTTTCTGCATCGCAGCGCGGGCACCGTCGCCGCAGCCTACCTTCCAACCTCCGCGCTCGCATTGACCGATACCGGCACCGCAAAGACATCGCACGAAGACCCGCTGCAGTGGCTTGATATCCGCATCGGCACCGGAGGCCACGGCCACTGCTTCCCCGGCGCGGCCGTCCCGTTCGGGGCGGTCCAGCTAAGCCCCGACACCTACGACGACGACTGGGACTGGTGCTCCGGATATCACATCTCGAACACCTCCATCATGGGCTTCAGCCACACGCATCTCTCCGGTACCGGCTGTGGCGATCTGCTCGACTTCCTCATCATGCCCGGCGTTGGGCCGGTGAAGATCGTTCCCGGAACGGTTGCAAATCCCGAGCTCGGCTACCGCTCGCGCTTCTCGCACGACGATGAGACGATATTGCCCGGCTACTACTCCGTGCTGCTTAAGGACTCCGGCGTCAAGGCTGAACTGACCGCGACTGACCGCGCGGGTGTCCATCGCTACACCTTCCCTGAGAGTGAGGAAGCCTGGGTCATCCTCGACCTGCAGCACTGCTACGGCGGAACCAAGAACGTCGTCTCTGCGGAGCTCGCATCTCCCGCTGCAGACCGCATCACGGGTGGCCACATCACGGCAGCATGGGGCACCGGACGCCATGCCTACTTCGCGCTGGAAACCTCGAAGAAGCCCTCGCGCATCGTCTTCTACCAGGACGACAAGGAAGTAGCTTCGACTGCACCGCTAAATGGAACAAATCTGAAGTGCGTGCTGCACTTCGATACCCACGCCAACGAGACGATCCTCATCAAGACAGGAATCTCCAGCGTGAGCGCTGAAAATGCCGCTCTGAACCTGAAGCATGAGGTTCCCGCATGGGACTTTGACGGCATCGCCGCAAACGCCAAGGCGCGCTGGAAGAAGCAGCTCTCGAAGATCGCGATCACATCGGCGAATGAGACGCATAAGAAGATCTTTTATACGGCCTTCTACCATATGTCGCTTGGGCCTGTGCTCTTCGACGATGTAGACGGCCGCTATCGCGGCATGGACGACGCGATCCATCAGCTTCCCGCAGGCCATCAGCAGTACACGACCTTCTCCTGCTGGGACACCTATCGCGCGGCGCACCCGGCCTACACGCTCCTCGAACCAGCCCGCGTTCCGGACTTCGCCAACTCGCTGATCCGCATGGCGGTCGAGAGCCCAGCCGGTATGCCCGTATGGCCGCTGCAAGGCACCGAGACCGGCACCATGACCGGCTATCACTCGGCCTCGATCATCGCCGAGGCCATTAGCAAAGGCTTCAAGGGTATCGACACCGAGACCGCCTACAAGTGCATGATGAAGCGCGCCATGGTCGACGACTGGCGCGGCCTTCAGTTCTACCGCAAGCTGAACTACATCCCCGCTGACCTCGAAGAAGAGTCGGTCTCGAAGACGTTTGAGTATTGTTACAACGACTGGGCCATAGCACACGTAGCGCGCAAGCTCGGCCATGCCGACGACGCCGCCATGCTCGTCAACCGCTCGAAGAACTATCGCAACTACTTCGACCCTTCCACTAAGTTCATGCGACCGAAGCTAGAGGACGGCACTTTCACCACGCCGTTCGATCCCATCGATCTTGGCCATTCCGATAAATGGCGCGACTACACCGAATCCAACGCGTGGCAGACGACCTTCGGCGTGCAGCATGATGCCGCGGGCCTTATCGACCTCTTCGGAGGCCGTACTCCCTTCGTCGCGAAGCTCGATGAACTCTTCACCACGGCATCGACGCTACCCAAGAACGCGCCGCCGGACATCGCGGGCCTCGTCGGCCAATACGCCCATGGCAACGAACCCTCGCATCACATCGCGTATTTGTACGTCTACGCAGGCCAGCCTTGGAAGACGCAGGCACGCGCTCGCAGCCTGATGGAGACCATGTACCTTGCGAAGCCAGATGGCATCCAGGGCAACGAGGACGTTGGCCAGATGTCCGCGTGGTACATCCTCAGCGCGCTCGGCTTCTACTCGGTCGATCCCGTCAGCGGCAACTACATCCTCGGCTCGCCGCTCTTCGAGAGCGCCACCGTGGACCTCGGCAACGGCAAGCACCTCGAAATCGAGGTGAAGCGCTCGAATCCGGACCACGCCTACATCCAAAGCTTCGCTATCAACGGCAAGCAGCAGTCGCGCGCCTGGTTCAATCACACCGAGATTGCGAACGGAGCTCACCTGACCTTCGAGATGGGAGCCGAGCCCAACCAGAGCTTCGGCGCCGACCCGAGCGTCGCTCCTCCGTCGCTAACCCTCTAA
- a CDS encoding SDR family NAD(P)-dependent oxidoreductase, translating into MTNSINFFRLEGRRAVVTGAASGIGKAIATTLAEAGAQIVVLDLNAERAAEAARKMGADAVGIGCDVSDEKSVTTAFAAIAESGPCEILVNSAGIAHVGTVESTSAEDFDRLFKVNVRGTYLCMQAAVTQMKQQGGVIINLASIAATSGLPDRFAYSMTKGAVLSMTLSVARDYLASKIRCNCISPARVHTPFVDGFIAKNYPGREAEMFETLSRSQPIGRMGTPQDVALLALYLCSDAASFVTGVDYPLDGGFFNLR; encoded by the coding sequence ATGACTAATTCGATTAACTTCTTCCGCCTGGAAGGTCGCCGTGCGGTTGTTACTGGAGCCGCGAGCGGCATTGGCAAGGCAATCGCCACGACGCTTGCAGAGGCTGGAGCGCAAATCGTCGTGCTGGACCTGAATGCGGAGAGGGCGGCGGAAGCTGCGCGTAAGATGGGCGCGGATGCTGTCGGCATCGGATGCGACGTGTCCGATGAGAAGAGCGTCACGACGGCGTTCGCGGCGATCGCAGAGTCCGGGCCATGCGAGATTCTGGTGAACAGCGCGGGCATCGCGCATGTGGGGACTGTCGAGTCGACCTCGGCAGAGGACTTCGACCGGCTCTTCAAGGTGAACGTGCGCGGAACGTACCTCTGCATGCAGGCTGCCGTGACGCAGATGAAGCAGCAGGGCGGCGTTATCATAAACCTCGCTTCGATCGCGGCGACGTCGGGCCTGCCGGACCGGTTCGCCTATTCGATGACCAAGGGTGCCGTCTTGTCGATGACGCTCTCTGTGGCGCGCGACTACCTCGCGTCGAAGATCCGATGCAATTGCATCTCGCCAGCGCGGGTGCATACACCGTTTGTCGATGGATTTATCGCGAAGAACTATCCCGGCCGGGAGGCAGAGATGTTCGAGACGCTTTCGCGCAGCCAGCCTATCGGACGGATGGGCACACCGCAGGACGTGGCGTTGCTGGCTTTGTATCTTTGCTCGGATGCGGCCTCGTTCGTGACGGGCGTGGACTATCCGCTGGATGGTGGCTTCTTCAATCTGCGCTGA
- a CDS encoding L-fuconate dehydratase encodes MKQIKITALRVVDLRFPTSRDHIGSDAVNVDPDYSAAYCILETDSALEGHGLTFTLGRGTDLCVAALNYLGRFIVGRTLSSITDDFVAFNRTLTDDSQFRWLGPEKGVIHLSTGALINAVWDLYAKSESKPLWRLLAEMPAEKLLSAIDFRYIDDALSREEALAILTASESSMQQRADKLVAEGYPAYTTSAGWFGFSDEKIKRLCEEGLADGWTHFKLKVGGVPADDLRRGRIIREAIGPGNRMMVDANQKWGVLEAIDRTNQLAELNPWWMEEPTSPDDILGHARIRREVAPIRIATGEHCHNKVMFKQLLQAGAIDVCQIDSCRVAGVNENLAIILMAAKFGIPVCPHAGGVGLCEYVQHLSAFDYLRVSCSLENRVIEYVDHLHEHFLTPVDIRRGRYFLPETPGYSIEIRPESLIKFAFPDGEAWKS; translated from the coding sequence TTGAAGCAGATCAAAATAACTGCCCTCCGTGTGGTCGATCTACGCTTTCCCACCTCGCGCGATCACATCGGTTCAGACGCCGTCAACGTCGACCCCGACTACTCCGCCGCCTACTGCATCCTTGAGACAGACTCCGCCCTCGAAGGCCACGGCCTCACCTTCACTCTGGGCCGCGGCACCGACCTCTGCGTCGCCGCGTTGAACTATCTTGGCCGTTTCATCGTCGGCCGCACACTCTCATCGATCACCGACGACTTCGTTGCCTTCAATCGCACGCTCACCGACGACAGCCAGTTCCGCTGGCTTGGCCCCGAGAAAGGTGTCATTCACCTCTCCACCGGCGCGCTCATCAACGCCGTCTGGGACCTCTATGCGAAGTCCGAAAGCAAGCCGCTTTGGCGTCTTCTCGCCGAGATGCCCGCGGAGAAGCTGCTCTCCGCCATCGACTTTCGCTACATCGACGACGCGCTCTCCCGCGAGGAAGCTTTGGCCATACTCACCGCGAGCGAGAGCAGCATGCAGCAGCGCGCGGACAAGCTCGTAGCCGAGGGCTACCCTGCCTATACGACATCCGCCGGATGGTTTGGCTTCAGCGACGAGAAGATCAAGCGCCTGTGCGAAGAGGGCCTCGCCGACGGCTGGACACACTTCAAGCTCAAGGTTGGCGGTGTTCCTGCGGACGATCTTCGTCGCGGCCGCATCATCCGCGAGGCCATCGGTCCCGGCAATCGCATGATGGTCGATGCCAACCAGAAGTGGGGCGTGCTCGAAGCCATCGACCGCACCAACCAACTCGCTGAACTGAACCCTTGGTGGATGGAAGAGCCGACCAGTCCCGACGACATTCTCGGCCACGCGCGCATTCGCCGAGAGGTGGCTCCCATCCGCATCGCCACCGGCGAGCACTGCCACAACAAGGTGATGTTCAAGCAGCTCCTGCAGGCAGGAGCCATCGATGTCTGCCAGATCGACAGCTGCCGCGTGGCTGGCGTCAACGAGAACCTCGCCATCATTCTGATGGCCGCGAAGTTCGGAATCCCTGTCTGCCCTCACGCAGGTGGCGTAGGCCTCTGCGAGTACGTACAGCACCTCTCCGCGTTCGATTACCTACGCGTCTCCTGCTCGCTTGAGAATCGCGTCATCGAGTACGTCGACCACCTGCATGAGCACTTCCTCACGCCGGTCGACATCCGCCGTGGCCGTTATTTCCTGCCCGAGACCCCTGGGTATAGCATCGAAATTCGCCCTGAGTCTTTGATCAAGTTTGCATTCCCGGATGGCGAGGCCTGGAAGAGCTAG
- a CDS encoding helix-turn-helix domain-containing protein produces the protein MNTLTISDRTRIVSALVEGNSIRAIARMTGFSSNTITKLLVDLGTACDAYHDKNVRNVQSKRVQCDEIWSFVGAKAKNVPREKDGEWGDVWTWTALDADTKLMISYAVGNRGAETAKYFMEDLALRVATRIQITTDGHKVYANAIEGAFGADVDYAMLIKLYGNDSFDRRYSTGNCIGTQTAVISGNPDPDHISTSYVERQNLTMRMSMRRFTRLTNAFSKKVDNHVAAIALHFMHYNFCRVHKTLRVTPAMEAGISGHVWSIEELVAIMPEPVAKKRGEYKKKG, from the coding sequence ATGAACACGCTGACGATCTCCGACCGAACCCGCATCGTATCCGCGCTGGTAGAAGGCAATAGCATCCGCGCAATCGCCCGCATGACTGGCTTCTCATCGAACACGATTACGAAGCTCCTGGTTGATCTGGGTACGGCCTGCGATGCTTACCACGATAAGAACGTCCGCAACGTGCAGTCCAAGCGCGTGCAGTGCGATGAAATCTGGAGTTTCGTGGGCGCAAAGGCGAAGAATGTACCGCGTGAGAAGGATGGAGAGTGGGGAGATGTTTGGACGTGGACGGCCCTTGATGCCGACACGAAGCTAATGATCTCGTATGCGGTAGGAAATCGCGGAGCGGAGACCGCGAAGTATTTCATGGAGGACTTGGCATTGCGAGTCGCTACCCGCATCCAGATCACCACCGATGGACACAAGGTATATGCCAATGCCATCGAAGGTGCATTCGGAGCGGATGTTGACTACGCGATGCTCATAAAGCTCTACGGCAATGACTCGTTTGATCGCCGCTACAGTACCGGCAACTGCATTGGCACCCAGACCGCAGTAATCAGCGGCAACCCTGATCCTGACCACATCTCCACCAGCTACGTAGAGCGCCAGAACCTAACCATGCGGATGTCCATGCGCCGGTTTACGCGCCTCACAAATGCCTTCTCAAAGAAGGTGGACAACCACGTTGCTGCAATCGCCCTGCACTTCATGCATTACAACTTCTGCCGGGTGCACAAGACGCTGCGCGTTACGCCTGCAATGGAGGCGGGTATTTCAGGGCATGTTTGGTCGATTGAAGAGCTTGTAGCAATCATGCCGGAGCCGGTTGCGAAGAAGCGGGGTGAATACAAGAAAAAGGGGTAA
- a CDS encoding S1 family peptidase, with amino-acid sequence MNTRKRGNGGDGVVSMTMRSLVFKIAIGLCFAPNCFAQLYSPELATDTDILHSIRRSTVSIGLHAKEGEVTHFVTVGSAVIVSLDGGHNCLLSAKHVFSNPEIGYTPTQVFVRLPKDEPQAKEDLGLPLTLYGPRGDPLWMGAADGADLAVSPMPNTLGAKDVHSIPITDFGDADDLFQGSTVVVLGYAELLGPDYQTTPIARNGIVAWTNPEGPLDHTFLVDANVFSGNSGGPVFHLPTGMNRKGQIGGGGRIHLIGIVSKDAYEEAPIHAGSSPATSLDQATGKMIPFTAKVLNIGGIGIIEPVSKAKKLVMDFLAPHTPHI; translated from the coding sequence GTGAATACAAGAAAAAGGGGTAATGGCGGCGACGGCGTAGTATCTATGACAATGAGATCGCTCGTCTTCAAAATCGCCATAGGTTTGTGTTTTGCGCCGAACTGCTTTGCCCAGCTATACAGTCCGGAGCTAGCTACAGACACTGATATTTTGCATAGCATTAGGCGCTCAACAGTATCCATTGGCCTTCATGCGAAAGAGGGAGAAGTCACTCATTTCGTGACCGTGGGATCAGCGGTTATCGTTTCACTGGACGGTGGTCATAATTGCTTGCTTTCGGCAAAGCATGTTTTCTCTAATCCGGAGATTGGATATACCCCGACTCAGGTATTCGTTCGGTTACCTAAAGATGAACCGCAAGCGAAGGAAGACTTGGGCTTGCCTCTTACTCTCTATGGCCCGCGCGGTGATCCGCTTTGGATGGGGGCAGCTGACGGCGCAGATTTAGCCGTATCCCCAATGCCCAATACGTTGGGAGCCAAGGACGTTCATTCAATACCCATAACCGATTTTGGGGATGCTGATGACCTATTCCAAGGGTCTACCGTGGTCGTTCTCGGATATGCCGAACTGCTAGGACCGGACTATCAGACCACTCCTATCGCGCGAAACGGAATTGTGGCTTGGACAAATCCCGAAGGCCCGCTAGATCATACGTTTTTGGTGGACGCAAATGTTTTCAGCGGAAACAGCGGAGGCCCAGTCTTTCACTTGCCAACCGGAATGAATCGCAAGGGGCAAATCGGGGGCGGTGGGCGAATCCATCTGATCGGTATCGTTTCCAAGGACGCATATGAAGAAGCCCCCATACATGCTGGCTCGTCTCCAGCGACTTCGTTGGATCAAGCGACGGGCAAAATGATTCCTTTCACGGCCAAAGTGCTAAACATAGGCGGTATCGGGATCATCGAACCAGTTTCAAAAGCTAAGAAGTTGGTCATGGATTTTCTCGCTCCCCACACTCCCCATATCTGA
- a CDS encoding arabinose isomerase, with amino-acid sequence MQSEYRKLRVGLVGLGLEAYWSQFEGLEARLLGYLHEAADMVAAESREIVNLGLVDTPEVALDAAHRCRREDIDILLVYVTTYALSSTVLPVIKRAKVPVILLNLQPEAAIDYERFNAMEDRTAMTGDWLAYCSACPVPEIANVLRRLDIPFHQITGMLRNDPPCWMELEEWLRAAEVVHALAHSRLGLMGHYYGGMLDIATDLVQVSGRFNLHIEILEVDELTARRREVSESSLEGKLAEFREFFSVGEDCSDVELARAARTSVALDALVRDKDLDLMAYYYKGSGVAENYKMMSSIILGTSMLTGRGVPVAGEYEVKNVIAMKIMDLLGCGGSFTEYYAMDFNEDLVLMGHDGPGHIGVAEGKIKVRPLTVYHGKVGAGLSVEMSVKHGPVTLLSVVEDKSCGFMLLMAEGESVPGPILQIGNTNSRYRFPLGARGFAETWNSHGPAHHCAIGLGHQASQIRKIAALLGLTALQIC; translated from the coding sequence ATGCAGAGTGAGTATCGAAAGCTTCGTGTGGGACTGGTTGGGCTTGGCTTGGAGGCGTACTGGTCGCAGTTTGAAGGACTTGAGGCGCGTCTACTGGGCTATCTTCACGAGGCCGCAGATATGGTTGCTGCCGAGTCGCGCGAGATCGTGAACCTTGGGCTGGTCGACACTCCGGAGGTTGCGCTCGATGCCGCCCACCGATGCCGCCGCGAGGACATCGACATCCTGCTCGTCTACGTTACGACCTACGCGCTGTCGTCCACAGTGTTGCCTGTTATCAAGAGGGCCAAGGTGCCCGTGATCCTTTTGAATCTTCAGCCTGAAGCGGCGATCGATTACGAGCGGTTCAACGCCATGGAAGATCGTACCGCGATGACGGGCGATTGGCTGGCTTATTGCAGTGCCTGCCCGGTGCCGGAGATCGCGAATGTGCTCCGCCGCCTGGATATTCCCTTTCATCAGATCACCGGCATGCTTCGCAACGATCCGCCCTGTTGGATGGAGTTGGAGGAGTGGCTGCGCGCGGCTGAAGTCGTTCACGCGCTCGCACACAGCCGCCTTGGCCTGATGGGCCACTACTACGGTGGGATGTTGGACATTGCCACGGATCTTGTCCAGGTGAGCGGCAGGTTTAATCTGCACATCGAGATTCTTGAAGTGGACGAGCTTACAGCCAGGCGAAGGGAAGTGAGCGAATCCTCTCTCGAAGGAAAGCTTGCGGAGTTCCGCGAGTTCTTCTCGGTCGGAGAGGATTGCAGCGACGTCGAACTGGCCCGGGCGGCGCGAACCTCCGTCGCGCTGGACGCGCTGGTGCGGGATAAAGATCTCGACCTAATGGCCTACTACTACAAGGGGAGTGGTGTTGCGGAAAATTATAAGATGATGAGCTCCATCATTCTTGGAACATCGATGCTCACTGGGCGTGGAGTCCCCGTAGCGGGCGAGTACGAGGTCAAGAATGTGATCGCCATGAAGATCATGGACCTGCTTGGCTGTGGAGGTTCGTTCACGGAGTACTACGCGATGGACTTCAACGAGGATCTTGTGCTGATGGGGCATGATGGCCCCGGCCACATCGGAGTGGCAGAAGGGAAGATCAAAGTCCGTCCGCTGACTGTCTATCATGGCAAGGTGGGCGCAGGGCTATCGGTGGAGATGTCCGTCAAGCACGGACCAGTGACGCTGCTCTCCGTCGTAGAGGACAAGAGCTGCGGCTTTATGCTGCTGATGGCGGAGGGAGAGAGCGTCCCGGGACCGATCCTGCAGATTGGCAACACAAATAGTCGATACAGGTTTCCGCTAGGCGCGCGCGGATTTGCGGAGACGTGGAACTCGCATGGTCCCGCTCACCATTGCGCGATAGGTCTTGGCCATCAAGCCAGCCAGATCAGAAAGATCGCTGCGCTTCTGGGTCTCACGGCACTTCAAATCTGCTAG
- a CDS encoding CHAT domain-containing protein, with protein sequence MIDTIERLEAEVQIAEDQLRAGDFRTSLTTYCEVFERRWASLGSSDRLTAADLTVLERIAELSLPFGLARQADALFDTAAQGYLRLGSRYWFDYITLKRVHLAFGSNAVLRARELLRGIDPVLGDMDGISFDRAGQQAFEASYRSSIDQQERETFFANLYLQMGRLCLALGLYTEAAQALECGLGHAGKSSPLSAQSARLPLELALGRALVERGDLNAATARIKLLRGELDQPRHIESLIRWFELSAQLAILRGEFGSAQDQLVRVWQLCLSCGFKEPALKAHLNLAQLLIVLNKTIEAKRVLAIVETEARLTGLSNIAVDAARLRLVADARAQRDSPLAGSVSSWQIGAEEDVVGTETVEALFKIESGGLSFADFQLRLLQFQYCLSSGNKVLAARSLERLRAFEGSDSRLIELALTAARATYLYFDGAVDLALPMLQETAAAYCELDMKGDQWRTQQLLAMCLGRLGREAERESLTTRNEELLAKLSGTLSIEDGIIFMLNKPTQQEEALARKIRKLQMPVSGVWAAYENMRLLNAILDDAYWQREEIARNRLQGAGAPRTHTPVPLWRRLFALGSDRATLAFIVLPDSVLIVTVSFGRLRSWVVRTARLRLRELVRRWHETVAESRPDEAAQIARHLAQELQLESVLAEVSPRVKRISILPDDVLHGFPFATLKVDGEYLIERFALTIGFQPFPRRVVRKRSVSAAPFLVGMTSGSPPLLATGPQIKWVAKWFLGRGVRTEPLFDEEANPTALLNGLQQATCFHISCHGEYTQNHPETTGWQIVTAPGKTEIVGLDQMYRLDLTDLHHATLISCWGADNFLFPGRWVLSLPEVLWRAGAGSVAASLWQVTEDCATEFVEKFYSALPGNTTDCALQVATLGMMKGAGGRPREPFDWAGFQLYGEPKKLRF encoded by the coding sequence ATGATCGACACGATCGAAAGGCTGGAAGCCGAGGTCCAGATTGCTGAGGATCAACTCCGCGCAGGTGATTTCCGTACCTCTCTTACGACCTACTGCGAGGTCTTTGAGCGGCGCTGGGCATCGCTTGGCAGCAGCGACCGCCTGACGGCCGCAGACCTGACGGTGCTTGAACGGATCGCGGAGTTGAGTCTCCCTTTCGGTCTAGCGAGGCAGGCCGACGCGCTTTTTGACACTGCGGCGCAGGGCTACCTCCGGCTAGGCAGCCGGTACTGGTTTGACTACATCACTCTAAAGCGGGTTCACCTGGCCTTTGGCAGCAATGCCGTGTTGCGGGCTCGCGAGTTGCTGCGCGGCATCGATCCAGTGCTCGGCGATATGGACGGCATCTCCTTTGACCGCGCCGGCCAGCAAGCCTTTGAGGCTAGCTACCGCTCGAGCATCGATCAGCAGGAGCGCGAGACATTCTTTGCAAACTTATATCTCCAAATGGGGCGTTTATGTCTTGCGCTGGGACTTTACACGGAGGCAGCTCAAGCCCTGGAGTGCGGTCTCGGACACGCCGGGAAGAGCTCTCCTTTGTCCGCACAGAGTGCGCGGCTGCCGCTTGAACTGGCGCTGGGGCGAGCTCTGGTCGAACGGGGAGACCTGAACGCGGCGACTGCCCGGATCAAGCTGCTGCGCGGCGAACTTGACCAGCCGCGGCATATTGAGTCGCTAATCCGCTGGTTTGAACTGTCGGCGCAACTAGCCATTCTTCGGGGCGAGTTCGGCAGCGCGCAGGATCAACTGGTTCGCGTCTGGCAGCTTTGCCTCAGTTGCGGCTTCAAAGAGCCGGCGCTGAAGGCTCACCTCAACCTGGCTCAGTTGTTGATCGTACTGAATAAGACCATCGAGGCTAAGCGCGTGCTGGCCATCGTCGAAACGGAGGCGCGTCTGACGGGACTTTCGAATATTGCGGTCGACGCAGCGCGGTTAAGGTTGGTCGCGGATGCAAGGGCGCAGCGCGATTCGCCCCTGGCGGGCTCGGTGAGCTCCTGGCAAATCGGAGCAGAAGAAGACGTCGTTGGGACGGAGACGGTAGAGGCGCTATTCAAGATTGAGAGCGGTGGCCTATCTTTCGCTGATTTTCAACTCCGTCTGTTGCAGTTTCAGTACTGCCTGAGCTCTGGAAACAAGGTGCTGGCAGCACGGAGCCTGGAGCGGTTGCGGGCATTCGAAGGCAGCGACTCGCGGTTGATCGAACTTGCGCTGACCGCCGCAAGGGCGACGTATCTGTATTTCGATGGCGCCGTCGACCTCGCGCTTCCGATGTTGCAAGAGACAGCAGCCGCGTATTGCGAACTGGATATGAAGGGCGATCAGTGGCGAACGCAGCAATTGCTGGCAATGTGCCTCGGACGATTGGGACGGGAAGCGGAGCGGGAGTCGCTCACCACTCGAAACGAGGAGCTCCTGGCCAAGCTTTCAGGAACGCTTTCGATCGAGGATGGCATTATCTTCATGCTAAATAAGCCAACCCAGCAGGAGGAAGCTCTGGCGCGCAAGATCAGAAAGCTTCAGATGCCTGTGTCCGGAGTATGGGCGGCCTACGAAAACATGCGACTCCTCAACGCCATTCTCGACGATGCTTATTGGCAGCGGGAAGAGATCGCCAGAAACCGCCTGCAGGGTGCAGGAGCCCCAAGGACACACACGCCAGTACCCTTGTGGCGCCGGTTATTTGCTCTGGGCTCGGATCGCGCTACGCTGGCGTTCATCGTGCTTCCCGACAGCGTTCTCATCGTCACAGTCTCCTTCGGCCGGCTGCGCTCTTGGGTCGTTCGAACAGCGCGGCTGCGGTTGCGGGAGCTGGTTCGCCGATGGCACGAAACAGTGGCTGAGAGTCGCCCCGACGAAGCGGCACAAATCGCACGCCATCTTGCGCAGGAGCTTCAGTTAGAGAGCGTTCTAGCCGAAGTGTCACCGCGGGTGAAGCGTATCTCTATTCTGCCGGACGATGTACTCCACGGTTTTCCGTTTGCGACCCTGAAGGTTGATGGGGAATACCTTATCGAACGTTTCGCACTGACGATCGGATTTCAGCCTTTCCCAAGGCGGGTCGTACGCAAGAGATCGGTCAGCGCGGCACCCTTTCTCGTCGGCATGACCTCGGGTTCGCCACCGCTTTTGGCTACCGGGCCGCAGATCAAATGGGTCGCAAAATGGTTCCTGGGTAGGGGAGTCAGAACGGAGCCCTTGTTCGACGAGGAAGCGAATCCAACAGCCTTACTGAATGGCTTACAGCAAGCGACCTGCTTCCACATTTCATGTCACGGTGAATATACGCAGAACCATCCCGAGACCACAGGATGGCAGATTGTGACGGCACCTGGGAAGACCGAAATTGTGGGATTGGATCAAATGTACCGGCTCGATCTCACCGACTTGCATCATGCTACGCTGATTTCGTGCTGGGGAGCCGACAACTTCTTGTTTCCGGGACGCTGGGTACTTAGTCTGCCGGAAGTGCTTTGGCGGGCGGGTGCCGGGTCTGTGGCGGCCTCTCTGTGGCAGGTGACGGAGGACTGCGCGACGGAGTTTGTCGAGAAGTTCTACTCTGCTTTGCCAGGCAATACGACTGACTGCGCTTTGCAGGTAGCTACGCTGGGAATGATGAAGGGCGCTGGCGGAAGACCGCGCGAGCCGTTTGACTGGGCCGGATTTCAACTGTACGGTGAGCCGAAGAAATTGAGGTTTTAG